The Cryptomeria japonica chromosome 6, Sugi_1.0, whole genome shotgun sequence genomic interval AAATTATGGCAGTGTTTGTAGCAACTCTTCTCCATATTGGCTTCTCCAAAGAAAAGACTAAAGCTCTATGCAGAAAGGTCTTTAAGGTAGACCTCCTGGGAGATTTAAACTAGGTTTTATGGAATATAGATGAAAATTTGACCATTCCCCTACCAATAGATTATATGGTGACAATTTGAAATGGTAAACCTCCACCAAGATTTCCAGTCCTATACATTGAGGATGAGAAGCCCTTCTAGGCTAGGAAATTTGGGATTAAAGTTAAAGCCAATTTCTTTTGgaaatttttccatttttccaagaTTACAGAGCCAAAATAGATTAAGGAATACCTAGAGGTGGAAGGCCTTCCCTCTCTTGCTCCAGAAGATAATTTAATTGATAGTTGGGTGACAGAATCGGAAGAAATTGTGGTTGATTTGGGTCCCGAACCTCCTAAGGAGACTGTCATCTTTCCCCTGCCTTCTCCTTTTTTGGTTCGTCAAGATGTTCCTATGTTGGTTCACTTTTTTGACCTCTCTAGAGGTCCTTCTTCTCCCACTTGGTAACTCCCATGAGGTTGGAGCTTATGTTTTTTATTATCAAATAGCTTTTCTGGTTATTTGGTCATAACTTTGATCATTTGTGATTTGTCGTCTATGGTCCTAGCTGGTCATTTTGGAGATTGTCTATTTAAGTTTCTACTTCTAGTCTGTTATTATTCTCAGACTTCCTTGTTGTACTTTTGTTTCCTATGTATTtaaatatctatataaatataatcGTCTCTTGCCCttgattgataaaaaaaaaagattgaaataaaattcaattatTCAAAAATCTTTGTAGTATTTTTATAACTTATATTTCTAACTAATCTTATTAACTATCACTTTCACTTTTTACTAGCATTTAGGTAGGAACGATATTAAAATTTATTGAAAATCTTTTTCTATTCTTTTTTATAGAGGTAAATTATTTTGACTTGAAATTATGATCACAATGAGATCACGAAAATGGGACCTTGGTGCATGTTGGATTTGACAAAATCTTTTGGTTTTACATGTTTCTAGACTTGTTGGGTAAGGAGGTTTTTTTATTTCTAGGCTTGTCGACTTTGGAACTTGGGATTTTGAATTCCAAAATCTaggacagataaaatttgagttttaaTTTGTGAGATTTAACATGGATATTTAAATTAATAGGATTTGGGATTACCAAAATTTGAGTAATTGTTTTTGGACTAAATTGAGATTGTGGGTTATTAACATAATCATATATATGAATTTCTAATTTGAGTCTTATACTTTTGAAGTTTGTATATTTTATTTAGATGAACTTTAAATCTTGAGATTTGtgaatatttgaattttgaatttatgaaTTGTGAACTACAAAATTAAGCTTATTAGATTTTTAGTTATATAATATAGATAAAAAATGAATTGTGAACAAATGAGTTAGGAAGTAAGAAACCCAATCATAATCaaattaaataactaaatgaaacataaaataaatgaatgaaataaataacaataaatcaAGACTCTAATACCTTCATACACAAACCTTGCTCAGCTCCATTATTCTTGATATGTTGGTTGCTTATTTCATCAACATAATGAAaacattcatcattcatcaatCATTAATATCAAATTCAAGCATTTaatctcatatcatatcatattcgtATCAAAGCATTATCAATCTTACGAATATCATCACATGCAAAACTGTCTAAATCTTATTCTGAAATCAATTACACTAACACTTTATGGTGGCCATAAATTATGTAAACATTGGTGGTTAGAACAGCGTTGCCATTTTGAATGgctatttaagaaaaaaaattcaactaCTGGTTTGTATTGATTATATTTTAGCTGTTCTGCAGGTCTTTAGCAGTTTTATTATTCATCTAAGTTTCTACCAGAGAGTTTATAAGAGTTATTAACATTGTGGTGAAGAGAACATATCGTACTATTTTGTCACTCAGTCTAGTAATTGCAGTGGTaccatttttcttttatgttttaacttCATGCAATGGTTGACAGAAAATTAAAGTTGTTAATGGTCCCTGCAACAACATATTATAAGGATGAACGGAATCTGGAATCTATTTTTCAATTAGTTATTATTGTGAGAAAAATAATAAGTGTagaaaatttgcaaagaagaacaatagcacataacatacagatttacgtggaaaaacctGGTAAAAATACACCAGTAAAAAACCATGGGCAAATTTTGTCTTTCGTATTGATTCTCGGGAAttacagagttacaacaatctcaaaactgtacatcaaaacatgacttcgagTAGCCTCAAACAACCGAGTTGCAGAGTCCTACTTGAATAcgacttactaaatatagtaagtattaCTCCCATAACTGCATGTAAAACACAAGtcaaaattactatttatagaaagtttattaacaaccactgctagctaagatagtcatgatgactcaaccactgctAGCTAAGAGTCCAATTTATAGTAAGCTTACTAGTGGGTACTCCATGATGATGCAACCACCGCTAGCTAAGATAGTCATGATGACTCAACCACTCCTAGCTAAGAgtccaatttggacttcacattccaacaattattaattatatttgtcagatatcttaaatacatctatttatAGGACGTTTGAttttaaatgattatttatatgCTTGAGGTATCTTAAATACATAATAGAGTTTTTAATCACTTATTTGTTGAAAGAAATGATAGACAAGGAGAAGCTATAATATTATCttgattattataatattattcatttttgtttccaatttaCCAATCCTATCTCTCAAAACACCTTGAGAATTTTAAAGATCAACAAGCATCTTATTTGATAGGTGGAAAGAGGTGCATAGCTCTCCACATGAACACCACCACTAAATTAATCAATGATGATCTAGAGGATGAATATTCCATAATCTTGATGAAGGAGGAGAGTAGACATTTCTTCTTTAAATTACCCATGTGAGCAACTTGAGTGTCAATAGGGACAGTTCAATGGAGAATAGCAACTTGTACTTAGAgttaaaggtaaattcttgaggATTAGTCTTTCTTTTCAAATCATGAAAACCTCACCAATTAGGGACCACAATCTTGAACCATTTAGGTTTTTGAGTGGTAGGATCAACTTGGTAGACAACATTCAAGTCACAACTCTTCTGTAATATGTTGGAAATGAAGTATTATTTTCTATTGTCTCGCTAAAACTAGACTCTACTTTTGGAAATATAATTATTACTTATATAAAAAGCATTTGAAATATTGTACACCTATTTATTAAAGACAATGGTGACACTTataatataatatgtgtatatctTATCTTGCTTATTTTGTATTAATGTGGTGGTTGTTTCTatgatattaattataatattattattggtTTATTTTAGTTGTAGAAGTTGAAAGCAAATATTTGACGTGCATGTATTAATAGCTTATAATTACAAAAGTATAATGCAAAATTTTAgtaccttttgtttctttttatttatattaaaaaatcttataaaaaaacttGTTaagatttaattatttgatttttctattgCTAAAATATTTGACATATTATGCAATATATTGACTTACTTTACCTTTATATATTGAATGTAAATATTTAGTAATTTTtaattagaatatttaaaaatTTTATTAGAAACAACTTAGTTGTCTACTtaagttattatatttcttataTATATAATGTCTTGATTTTCTATTCAAAGGTATAGATAAAAGGAAAGAGTATAACAATAATCTAGATCAAAGTTTAAGAAATCTAGTTGTTCCTTTGTATAGAATAGAAAAATGTCATCTacccattttttaatttaaattattttttaatgatgCTAGAAGGAACATGTGGTTGATgaagataaaatataaaaaaatataattagatagaattttacaaaaaaaatagatttaaaacatTAAGTAACTTAAAGATATTATTGACACTAGCAAAAAATAATAAGCTTAATATTTTTCttcatttatgaaaaatattttGAAACATGGCTCTATGTGAAAAATATTTTGAAACATGGTGTCTACGTCTCCTCTCCACTGAAGTAAGGAGTATCATTAATTCAATCATATTGAATTCTAATTTCACTATTAATCATACATTTAGCTAATCTACACCAATTCTACCATGGTACAACAAGTGAATGATTTTACATGAATTTATCCACATAATTTCAATCAACATGATAGAATCTTAAAATTTAATGATGAAAGAAAATTATTACTTATTTCAAGTATTCACTTTTTCTTTAGTGCTTTACAATTCAATATACAAATTAGATGTAATATTAAGTTAAAAATGCAAAAGTTAATTATTGCATGTTGTGAACAATATGAAGCCTTCAGTAAGATGTGAGAGTCTTTATCTAATTAAATTATCAATGATTTATTGTTTTAATACATATTTTTATTAGCTTACAAATAAACTTTAGAAAAGATATACTTTGAAACTTGATGACTATCTCTCCTCTCTATTGAATTGAGGTACATGGGTAATTCAATCAAATTGAAATCTTATTTCACCATTAGTCATCCCACTTAGCTAATCTACACCAACTATATCATGTTACAACAAGTGAATGATTTTATTCAAATAATTTCAAACAACATGATAAGATCTTAAATTTTAAGGTGAAATGAAATTATTACTTATTTCAAGTATTAGAGATGAAGGAATACCAGATTTATTCTGGATTTATTGATGCTTTACAATTCAATATACAAATTTGATATAATAGTAAGCTAAAAATGTAAAAAAAACAATCATTACAAAATAAATCTTAAATAAGTAaaacaacttttcaacttcttcaaattATAGAtacaataatttttaaataattattaaattaattaatttaacatcaCCCTAAAAATATTTTATGGTatcaaaagaatataattaataccaattaattaagaaataatAGATTGCAAATAGTATTTGCATGTAAAGCACTAATATTTGGCACTTATGTACTGTTTCGATCGACCATTAATAGCTTAAACATGGCCACCCATTTCAACGAAAGTCTGAAGAAAACGGTACAACTTCAATTATTATATGTGACAAAAATTGTACAATGCAATTTCGTTTTCTGTTAACATCTAAATTCAGaaacaataataaacaataatacaTAAAGACTATTTTCTAACAAGGGAGGCAACAGTACAGGTGACAAATCTTGAAGGTGGAGATGTATGGAGAAGTGCTTCAGCTCTCTGGTGGAATCTCTTAAATAGAACTTCTGCACACTTGATGCCAATGTGGGCCTCAACTAAACACCCTAGAAAACTTTTAACCAGATTAACCTTATCATTTGCAAATCTAGCTGGATCTTTTACCCACTCTTCAAATTCCTCCTCAGACATGCTTGGCACCCCTTCACACACTTCCAATCTCTCAATATCAAAACTGCCATTTTTCTCTACTGTTGCTCTCAACTCAATTGCATTTGGGAAATACCATGGAAGATTGAAGGAGTCTCTCAAATCCAGGCTGATTATTCCCTGCAAATCAACAAAGTCATATTAATCACCA includes:
- the LOC131876526 gene encoding indole-3-acetate O-methyltransferase 1-like, with product MGRPDTSHPAQQVSMGSEFCGQDFEDAWDDLVKEGIISLDLRDSFNLPWYFPNAIELRATVEKNGSFDIERLEVCEGVPSMSEEEFEEWVKDPARFANDKVNLVKSFLGCLVEAHIGIKCAEVLFKRFHQRAEALLHTSPPSRFVTCTVASLVRK